One Gigantopelta aegis isolate Gae_Host chromosome 1, Gae_host_genome, whole genome shotgun sequence genomic region harbors:
- the LOC121369135 gene encoding RNA-binding protein 25-like: MPHQQVHQQEHEETEQGHLERQDGQGEKEEQLERHRHKKEQQERRRQKEEQQERRRQKEPQRERQREKEEQREKQREKQEQRERQRENEEQQERQREKEEQQERQREKEEQKETQKEKEEREWKQTLEEEENMEWDQRQKDEVERQQRQRVKVERQEREKYKKRQEEEYRERQREEQYTKHKRTPQLVPEPKNKVSALYYLQAHGGSKEHPVSVSRSQNLPDNVDYCDDSDSDMIEIVVDTVKSVTDDTSAVGSESIGNGSATQEVQGDDSDALVVEDEAPGGDDHVSGHSDMSDTEVHPIQVEMVELGQPSDGSRTSKSEDLSRIEPRRSTRVGKKPAWMKSDEYVMSHVINDSELRQRLKFIKELASQNVFDQVNGSVLGCILSLVDAPPSK, translated from the exons ATGCCGCATCAGCAGGTTCACCAACAAGAACATGAAGAGACAGAGCAAGGGCACCTGGAAAGGCAAGACGGACAGGGAGAGAAAGAGGAACAGCtagagagacacagacataAAAAGGAACAGCAAGAGAGACGCAGGCAGAAAGAGGAACAGCAAGAGAGACGCAGGCAGAAAGAGCCacagcgagagagacagagggagaaaGAGGAACAgcgagagaaacagagagagaaacaggaacaacgagagagacagagagagaatgagGAACAgcaagagagacagagagagaaagaggaacagcaagagagacagagagagaaagaggaacaAAAAGAAACACAGAAAGAGAAAGAGGAACGGGAATGGAAACAGACATTGGAAGAGGAGGAGAACATGGAGTGGGATCAGAGACAGAAAGATGAGGTGGAACGGcaacagagacagagagtgaaAGTAGAGCggcaagagagagagaaatacaaAAAGAGACAGGAAGAGGAATatcgagagagacagagagaggagcaGTATACGAAACACAAACGGACTCCACAGCTTGTACCCGAACCTAAAAACAAGGTATCTGCCCTATACTACCTGCAGGCGCATGGAGGG TCAAAAGAGCATCCAGTATCGGTGTCACGAAGTCAAAATCTTCCTGATAATGTGGATTACTGTGATGACTCTGATTCTGATATGATTGAGATAGTAGTTGACACTGTGAAGTCTGTTACCGATGACACTTCTGCTGTTGGTTCTGAATCTATTGGAAATGGGTCGGCTACACAAGAGGTTCAGGGTGACGACTCGGATGCTCTTGTGGTAGAGGATGAAGCTCCAGGTGGTGACGACCACGTGTCAGGACATTCAGATATGTCTGACACTGAGGTACATCCAATTCAAGTAGAAATGGTTGAATTGGGTCAACCGTCGGATGGAAGTCGTACTTCTAAGTCTGAAGATTTGTCACGTATAGAACCAAGACGTTCTACGAGAGTTGGAAAAAAACCTGCTTGGATGAAGTCGGATGAGTATGTTATGAGTCATGTCATTAATGATTCAGAGTTACGCCAGCGACTTAAATTTATTAAAGAGCTTGCTTCTCAAAATGTGTTCGATCAAGTTAACGGTTCAGTACTCGGGTGTATCCTTTCTCTGGTTGACGCGCCGCCATCTAAATGA
- the LOC121390452 gene encoding centromere protein I-like, with protein MSAISSRHKDKLGEAVNFFSKFINCKPKLSNTVEVQLHLATIEEKSVSCGLEADYLPTLVDVAACGHLAQKWSLRLVKALIPKTTVPESAVMKAVSWMCTNKPPIAVQVGFILLMFLNHLQTIYHLFTSRLCG; from the exons ATGTCAGCCATTTCATCCCGACATAAAGATAAGTTAGGAGAAGCAGTAAACTTTTTTAGTAAAT TCATTAATTGCAAGCCTAAGCTGTCTAATACGGTTGAGGTACAATTACATCTAGCGACTATAGAAGAAAAATCCGTTAGCTGTGGACTTGAGGCTGATTACCTGCCAACGTTGGTTGATGTGGCAGCCTGTGGACATCTTG CTCAAAAATGGAGTCTCCGCTTGGTGAAGGCCTTGATTCCCAAGACCACGGTTCCTGAGAGTGCCGTAATGAAGGCCGTTTCATGGATGTGTACAAACAAACCTCCAATTGCTGTACAGGTTGGTTTcattttgttaatgttcctcAATCATTTACAAACCATATATCACCTGTTTACTAGCCGACTCTGTGGATAA